Sequence from the Mauremys reevesii isolate NIE-2019 linkage group 5, ASM1616193v1, whole genome shotgun sequence genome:
GGCTACAGGAGCAGGCTCATTAATTGTTCATTCTGTTTtctaaaataatttttcattccTTTTCTAAACAAGAAGAGAACAACGGAGGAGGTGTTCGCTGCTGAAATTTGTGTAGTTAATTAACAATCCAAGCCAAATACACTCAAGCAAGTAACTATGGCAACCAAGGCCGAAATCCAGCATGTTTCAAGATTAAtgaaatggagagaggtaagaTGCTGTGGCTGTTCCAGAAGCTGAACTCACCCTTTAGCTGGAAAACATGAAACAAGACCCAAAaggaaaaatgacttttttctcCTCGTTACCTAGCAAGACTTTTTATGCTGTATGAACAAAACCAATTACAGGGAAAAGGAGGCTGAAGAAAATAGAATCTCTCTTTCAGCCAATCCAAAAGATGTTGCAGGCTGAAGACATTAAGCAATTCAGTCTACAGTTAACCTAATAGCAGTTTCCActgggcctgcagtctgtcatcTGTGAAGCCAGACTCTACAGAATTCCTGAAACTGAACTGAAACTAAACTACCGTAATTCCTTATGACAGCTCTATAGCAATAAATCCTGTTCCTAAAAATAGAGTATGCATAGTGCATCTTCCATGCTCTGCTACTATGAATAATATTCAAAAGCCACCAAACTGTTATTCCTAGAGATTCATTCATATTGTCGTAAAGACTGCCAGAGAGAAGGCTTGCACAGTGTTGATAAATCACAGATCGGTATGTTCTTTTCCTGCCATCAACTTTTGCAAGGACATTTTTGCTTTACCTTTTCTCTGATAAAATACAGGCTGATATACAaaatattttgtataaaataatCTTCTTCAGTACTAAGAAATGAACAGCAAATAGCAATGATTCAGGAAAATATAACGCAGCCCTTTCAGCTTATGATCAGTGTGTATTTAGCATTTAGGCTGAAGACACATTTAACAAGACAGTAATGTTAAAGATAGACTTATCAACTTACATTGAATCTATTAAAtctaattttaatttcattttaggaTGAAGAAAAATATGATATTCTGTTAAAAGCAATTTGCATTGTACATATTACAACCACAATTAAGCATCTATAGCAGGTGTATTTATTTAGCTAGATACAGGTGTGTCGTGAGCTTTAAGTTGTCAAACAGAAGAATCCACTGAGACTTCAGTGACTGCACAATTTCAGTTTTAAATTCCAGAGGCATTTGTGCTTTTGGGATTATGCCAAAGCAGTTCAAGAAGGAGCTCTAAGACCTCCCCAATAGGTGCTTGGGCTAACAGAAATGTCTCCCCTATCCACTACTTGTGGCAAATGAATTCCAGAGCTGGTTATCCACAATATCTTCTAAAAGTGAAATCTAGGGGACGTGAAAGAGTAAAAACTAATCTCTGAAGCACAGAGCACTGTGCTGAGAGACTTCCAGACTGTGTCCTCTTCAATTTCATTTTGATCAGTCTATATAATTTCATATTCACTACAAATGATATGTAAAAAAGGATCACCCCCCTTTTCCCCTCACTCAAATTAGTCTTCTATGGAAAGGAAGTTGTCTGAATGCTCTCAATAactctattagtctataaggcaGCCAGAAGCATTAATAAACTCTGGGTGTATTACATCCTTCAGGACAGAACTATTACACTGCAGAGGAACCCTGAAATTATGTAAACACATATTCCAGATTAAGTTCCCTATAACTGTGCTCTGTAGAGCTAGTTCTCAGACTATCTGAAATTAAAGCCTGCTGTTGACCAAATACAAAACACTGGAGTCCCCCAGATGGAAACTAAAAATCAAGTGAATTTGTTACCTTGGATGAACTCCGATTTCCTGCTTACAGAAGGCAAGGTCTTCTTCAGCCCCAGGATCCTGTCTAAATGGAAGGCAAACACCTCACTCATATCAAGGGGTCTCTTGATGAGGCCACAGTACCCTTGACTGCAAGCTGCTCCTGTGGCACTGGGATTCCTTTCAAACACCAATAGGACTCCATGCTGAGAGGGTGCTTCTCGGATACTGCCTATCCGGGAATCTGCCAGCAAACGCATGCTTAGGATGTCATCTTTGCTCAGCCACGAGGGGGACTTCTCACTGTATAGCCTGATATTACTCTCCCGAGCCTGGGGCTGCACATTTACACCTCCTGAAACCCCAATATGACTTCGGTGTCCCCTGCCCGCTGCCTCCCTCTCTCCATCCCAGTGCTTCTTCAGTTGGTGCCTTGGTGTCTCTGGAACTACTGCTGCCCTCATTATTCCCATGGAGTAGCTAGTCCGCCCCTGCTGCTGGGACAAGGCTTCCTCCTGCCCAGTGACACCTGCTGGAAAGCGCTGCCCATAGGGCAAAGGGAATCCATGCTTCTTCCTGAGCTTGGGTTTCACACTGCCTCGGATGTTGGTGGGTTTACTGCGCTTGGACCGCAGTGTGATGTACACCACGTTGGGTGGCGCTGAGGTCCCATTGCCAGCCATCTGGGGCCCTTGGAGATCAGGTGGGGACAAAGTGCCATCCAGTGGGATCCCCGGAAAAGGTGTCTGACCAGCATCTTGAAGACTCCTGGAACTGACCTTCTGGCGTCCCCCTCTGTGCTGGGGTAAAATGTGACCCACTTGACTGACCAGAAACCCCAGGTACAGCACACAGGCTACACCCAGCAGCAGATTCCTCCTGGTCCTGGGACGCCTGCCACTGCAGAGCCTCAGCACCCGTGGGGTGCACAGCGAGCAAACAAACCAGTTTATGATTTGGCCTGGCTGATCTAGGAAGGTCATTTCTCCGGTGAATCCACATGATGAAAGCAGCTTATAGTCTTCAGTGGTTTCCAGCCAGGAGGATGATGCATGATTTCCCTTCACAGTTCTCTATTTCTTCTTTTCCAAACAGCTTCCAGTGCAAGCGGTGCACAGGGGCCAGTGGTGTGGCTGGGAATGACTCTGACACTCCACCTCAACAAGCTGCTAAACTCTTATCAGCCAGCATAGGGGAAGTGACTTGTTTCAGAGAATGAACGGAGTCAACTGTGTAAACAAAGTTAAATGAGTCAGGATCCAAAATGTCTGAGTTCCCTCTGTGAGctgtgaaaggaaaaaaattgcaAATAATATTTCATTATCCACACGGATATAGAATGTGGCATCTCTCTTTCTCACTGTATAGATCTAAAGAAAAGGTAGAGATCTAGAGACATGCCATATTAGAGATTTCAGATTAAAATGAGAAGATAAATAAAACCCCAACATCATGGAACACAAGTTACAATTTACAGTCCCGAGTAATTAAACTCCCGCACTAGGAGGAAGACTTGGAAAAGCCAGACTTTCCTCTTCTTATGTTTATGACAGGCAGGTCCTCAAAGTAAAATCACATCTTTTGTTGCCTCATGTTAGTTTTAAAATACAGTGCTATAACCAGCCCAGTAATTGTACCAATTCCAATACGAACATTTCCATTATCAAACAATGATTACACCCTGGCCCAGTAACAGCTCACATGCTTCATAATCCTACATTAAAGATAAAATATTGTTAAATCTATACTCTTGTGAAGCTATAAAATAGCATTTCCTAAATGACTGACTataattttcaaataaaataataagcACTGTCGTCTCCTCTCAAGGAAGAAAAAACATAAATGCAGAGTTTATTGCACTACAAAGATATAGAAATAGTCTTACCTATTCAGCTTGCCCCATCCTTGGCTGTGGTAAATCTCTTATGATCATGCCAAGAACTTAGTAAAAGCAGCGTTTCTTAATGTACCCTAACACACATCCCAGATTTAAGTGTGCTCCACATTTTTGATATTTGATTGCAGGCTTAATGCTCTTTGCAAATGTACTAGCTGTACAGGGAAGCTGTTTGCATATGAACTGCTATAAACTTACATGAACTTTGTTATAAAAAAACCCTTCTATTTTAAATTCTGCAATGAAAAGTCCTGTGAATGGTATGCCTTCTAAAAGTACGTTCCAGCAGTTTCTAACTCCTGAGGGCCCTCTAGTGCATTGCATGCAAACGTGTTTAAGAAATGCCAGTCTTGCACAGTAAAGGGGAAAATTAGATCTTTTAACATATCAGAAATCATACATCCTTATATCAAAAAAGGTAACCGGCTTTAAAAATATAAGACTCATAATATATAGCAGTTACATAGTGCCATTCATCTCTAGTTCTAAAAAGGGACATATCATTGgcctcactttacagatgggaaacagagaagttacatgacttgcccaaggtcggaCAACAAGATAGTGGCAGAGCCAAGCACAGAACCCAGGACTTCTGATGCCTCCTCTGGTGCCCTACCCGACTAGACCTTACAGATGCCTATAAAATTAATGCTCTGTAAAAAATAGTAAAAACTTATTTGTTCCACACAAGTTTCCATTTTCCTTATGGTTTATAATAATGGAGAGAATCTCTTTCCCATTACTAATAATAATGGGAAAAGCACTCAAATGTGAACATATATTTTAGATAAATTCCAAGATTACTTACAATATTGCATGGTtagaagtggttttattttaaattaacttgGCCTTTGTAGTATTTATATGTGGATATTGTCTAAGAGTTGTGCATCAAGCTAGGAACTCCCTATACTGATACATTTTCTGTGAGGACAATGCTCCTGTGAACTGTTTCCTCTAAACCTGATTTCTCTTTGTACCTTGGAAGGGAACAGGTGATCTGTAGACAGAAGAAAAGAGTTTTCCCCTTCTACTTATGGCTCCCCCTCTCTTATTCTATTTCAAGTTTTTAACTGAGAACTTGAACTGACAGTTCTCAAACTAGCAGGATTAATTCAAACAAGCTAACAAGGTGCATTAACAACTTTGCACTAATCTTGTTAGCACTTTTGGCTATTCCTCCCTGTAGCAAGTGTTATGTGTGTTTGCAGAGGTGGCTCTCATCTCTGAATCAATACTGAACCAAAGCCCCAGCATAGAGGCACTGTTCTGCTGGAGGTGTCTTCTTATAGTTGGGATGCAAAAGCCAAAGTCCCGAATACCTGTGGTCATAGATATTTCCTGAATATTATTTGAAAGAGTAGAGTTATTAACACTGGTGTTCTGGTCAAATTCCAACTTGGCTAATTGCACTTTGCCTCCCTAAATTTCTCCTGCAATTTCAACTAGATTCTGTCTtcatcttcacttcctgtcctgaacTATTTTATAGAACTGCTGTGTGCCACTGGCAAGTCATCTTCTTCTCGTGTCACTAATTAAGTTATCACCACCACAAATCTCTTCATTGCTTCCTTTCACTTACTGCATCAAATTCAAGTTCCTTATCCAGACCTTCAGGGCCCTGCATAATTTTGCTCTCACCCCTATCTTCTCTCTTCTTATTCATTACACTTGTTGCAGGCTCTTTATCCTCCCCATTTATGAATCCTTTTCGTCCCCTCTCTCAGCTTGTACCTTCTGATGCCAAGCAGCCTTCAGAGCCGAGAAGTTCATGACCGTTGCCAGTTTCAGAGATTCAGAAATATCAAGGCTAATatcagggttttaaaaaaaagtattgtcTCACCCTTTTCATTACAGACAGCCTTCAAAACGTAAACTGGTGGCTAGGAATGTCAGTTTGTTTATTGACTTGTGAAATCCACCACCATCTGTACCTCAGTATTTGGAAGAAACCCAGCCCGATTTATGGCTCTAGGAGATAGTGCCACCCAAGCTGTTGCTGGTGTTAAGACTGCTTCAAGCTCCTGAACAGCTGGAGGCCTGCATCTACGCCAACTCTTCTACTAGGCAGTCAATATGGCCTTTGGCCAAATTGTGGGCAGTTCAAACAGCATGAGCAGAAGCCTTCTATAGCAGGCTAGTGGATTAGACATGGGACTGAATGTTAAGGCATCTGCATTCAGACCAAAGCTCTAACTCAGACACCCTTTGTTGTCTTAGGCAAGTTACTTAATCTCTTCGACTCAGATTCCACAACTCTAAAATTGGGATGATAAATAGTTACCTATCTTACAGGGAAGTTGTGATAATTAATTCACCAGAATGCACACTAAACCTCCAGTGCATGTGGCCTATGGTCGGAACTGCTTCCCACATACTGACAAGCCATACGCTGTACTCTGTGTCCCTCTTAACATTCAGGAtttcttcctctttcttctcACCTAAATCCCTCCTCGTGGCCCTTTCCTTCCTATGTCTTCTCTTTGTTTGTCTAGTCCACTTTAGAATGTAAACTCTTTAGGATATAGCACATTTCTTACTCTGTTTGTAGAGCAAAATGCACGTGAACAGCACAAGGGAAACCATTCATAATTACATAGTGATAATGTTACTATCATCATGATAGCTTGCTTAACAGCTGTCATATTTCATCCCAGAAGTGCACAGTGCATGCCAATGTTCTCTGCCCAAGAGTGAATAAAATAATCCCTGACtagtttgtaaagtactttgcaaTAAAAGGTGCTCTATAAATGGACTGTTTGTAATATTCAAAATTTGGAAACTCCCTCCCAGTtttgtcattttccattttggtaAATACTATGTATATTGATTCCCTTCTCCACCTATAGAAACCCTGGGATGCTGGGAGAAGCAATGAAGCTGAACTACACATGGCTGTTTTTGTTAAACTACATAGTCAATGTACATAATGTCTTTTCATATTTAATACTTTAGGTTGTGCAACAGCTTCCTCTGTGCTGTCTGCACATCCCTGGGAATGCTGTTTTAGGGAAGTGCTGCTATAgaaccagcagagggagcccaaaACATTCAGTTATGATTATTCCCAGAAAATAGTGATGTGAGCTAAGGTTTCAACTTTCATTTGGGGTCTTATCGTTATTAGCTTCCCCCTTGCCTCTCTCCCACACATTTTAACCTGCTTGCTGGACATGGATGAGACAATCAGAAAATTCAGATATAACTTTTAATTCCCATTTACATCTTTTGGaaacccttccctcccctccaggaCCCTGGTTTGAGGGTAAACTAGGCCATAGGGTGTACTGTGACCAATA
This genomic interval carries:
- the GASK1B gene encoding Golgi-associated kinase 1B, with translation MTFLDQPGQIINWFVCSLCTPRVLRLCSGRRPRTRRNLLLGVACVLYLGFLVSQVGHILPQHRGGRQKVSSRSLQDAGQTPFPGIPLDGTLSPPDLQGPQMAGNGTSAPPNVVYITLRSKRSKPTNIRGSVKPKLRKKHGFPLPYGQRFPAGVTGQEEALSQQQGRTSYSMGIMRAAVVPETPRHQLKKHWDGEREAAGRGHRSHIGVSGGVNVQPQARESNIRLYSEKSPSWLSKDDILSMRLLADSRIGSIREAPSQHGVLLVFERNPSATGAACSQGYCGLIKRPLDMSEVFAFHLDRILGLKKTLPSVSRKSEFIQDGLPCPVILWDSSLAPTNNRTHSSVRLNWGAYQQLLKQKCWQNGKVPKAEWGCTEIHHHEWSKMALFDFLLQIYNRLDRNCCGFKPRKEDSCVQKGLKLKCEDQDSVDLTHIIQRRHDPRHLVFIDNKGFFDRSEDNLDFKILQGIKEFPESAVSVLKSQRLREKLLQSLFLDKVYWESQGGRLGIEKLIDVVERRAKILLTYINAHGAKVSPMSE